Proteins encoded within one genomic window of Prauserella marina:
- a CDS encoding gamma-glutamyltransferase family protein — protein sequence MFTTRPELVGTRGMVASTHWLASSAGMAVLEDGGNAFDAAVAAGFVLQVAEPHLNGPAGQVPALFATASNRTPRVLCGQGVAPAAATPEYYADLGLDLIPGSGLLSATVPGAWDAWLLLLRDHGTKRLRDVLSYAISYAWNGVPVVPTMTQTIDSVAELFAVHWPSSARLWLPAGETPAPGSLHRNPTLARTWQRLLGEAEQAQGREAQIDAARRAWSHGFVAETIGAFCETAYRDDSGAAHAGLLTAADLASWEATYEDAVITEFDDCTLVKCGPWTQGPVLAQQLRLLEGFRDELSYVDGVPTAATIHLATECAKLAFADREAWYGDTGEVDLDLLLSADYAAQRRKLVGDTACAELRPGGPAPVLPKILAETLGGQPAMGPHGEPVVNRAGTTRGDTVHIDVVDADGNMVSATPSGGWLQSSPTIPELGFCLDSRAQMFWLEQGLPNSLAPGKRPRITLSPSMTLRGGEPTLAFGTPGGDQQDQWQLCFLLAHKIAEMNLQQAIDAPAWHSTAFPSSFYPRPWTERGLVVESRVGEPVLAQLADRGHDIVVAGPWELGRLSAVSRDPASGILRAAANARGMQGYAVGR from the coding sequence GTGTTCACAACCAGACCTGAGCTCGTCGGTACGCGCGGCATGGTGGCCTCGACGCATTGGCTTGCCTCCTCCGCGGGGATGGCGGTACTCGAAGACGGCGGCAACGCCTTCGATGCCGCCGTCGCGGCCGGGTTCGTGCTCCAGGTCGCGGAACCGCATCTCAACGGGCCGGCCGGTCAGGTTCCCGCGCTCTTCGCGACCGCCTCGAACCGCACGCCGAGGGTGCTGTGCGGTCAGGGCGTCGCTCCCGCCGCCGCGACTCCCGAGTACTACGCCGATCTCGGTCTCGACCTGATTCCCGGCAGCGGCCTGCTTTCCGCGACCGTGCCGGGAGCATGGGACGCCTGGCTGCTGCTCTTGCGCGATCACGGAACCAAGCGACTGCGGGATGTGCTGTCCTACGCCATTTCCTATGCGTGGAACGGTGTTCCCGTCGTTCCCACGATGACCCAGACGATCGACTCGGTCGCCGAACTGTTCGCCGTCCACTGGCCGAGTTCGGCGCGGCTATGGTTGCCTGCCGGTGAGACACCGGCGCCAGGATCCTTGCACCGCAACCCGACCCTCGCTCGTACCTGGCAGCGCCTGCTCGGCGAGGCCGAGCAGGCGCAGGGAAGGGAAGCGCAGATCGACGCCGCGAGGAGGGCGTGGTCGCACGGGTTCGTCGCCGAGACCATCGGTGCGTTCTGCGAGACGGCCTACCGCGACGATTCCGGGGCGGCGCACGCCGGACTGCTCACGGCTGCCGACCTCGCCTCGTGGGAGGCGACCTACGAGGACGCGGTGATCACCGAGTTCGACGACTGCACGCTCGTGAAGTGCGGGCCGTGGACGCAGGGGCCCGTGCTGGCGCAGCAACTCCGGTTGCTGGAAGGCTTTCGCGACGAGCTGTCCTATGTGGATGGAGTGCCGACGGCGGCGACGATCCACCTCGCGACCGAGTGCGCGAAACTTGCCTTCGCCGACAGGGAAGCCTGGTACGGCGACACCGGCGAGGTCGACCTCGACCTCCTGCTTTCGGCGGACTACGCGGCGCAGCGGCGGAAACTCGTCGGTGACACCGCGTGCGCCGAATTGCGACCTGGCGGGCCGGCCCCGGTGTTGCCGAAGATCCTCGCCGAAACGCTCGGCGGCCAGCCCGCGATGGGCCCGCACGGCGAACCGGTGGTGAACCGTGCCGGAACGACGAGGGGAGACACCGTCCACATCGACGTGGTCGACGCCGATGGCAACATGGTGTCGGCGACGCCGTCCGGCGGCTGGTTGCAGTCCTCGCCGACCATTCCCGAACTGGGTTTCTGTCTCGATTCGCGGGCGCAGATGTTCTGGCTCGAACAGGGCTTGCCCAACTCGCTCGCGCCGGGCAAGCGGCCCCGCATCACGCTGTCGCCTTCGATGACGTTGCGGGGAGGGGAGCCGACGCTCGCCTTCGGCACGCCAGGTGGTGATCAGCAGGACCAGTGGCAACTCTGCTTCCTGCTCGCTCACAAAATCGCCGAGATGAATCTCCAGCAGGCGATCGACGCTCCCGCGTGGCACAGCACGGCTTTTCCCAGTTCGTTCTATCCGCGACCGTGGACCGAACGCGGGCTCGTGGTGGAGTCGCGGGTCGGCGAGCCGGTGCTCGCCCAACTAGCCGACCGTGGTCACGACATCGTCGTCGCGGGGCCGTGGGAACTCGGAAGGCTTTCCGCCGTTTCCCGCGACCCCGCGAGCGGGATCCTGCGTGCCGCGGCCAACGCCAGAGGTATGCAGGGTTACGCCGTCGGGCGCTGA
- a CDS encoding ester cyclase, whose amino-acid sequence MSEASTLYQRWLGELWNGNLSTLEGIAAEVVAPDFVGSWPGRPGLVHGPDELAAVIREGREMFDELTFEAVVGPIGDGDLIAARWRGKGSYQGSPVEFHGHDLLRHESGRFTEYWVIAEDPS is encoded by the coding sequence ATGAGCGAGGCGAGCACGCTGTACCAACGCTGGCTCGGCGAACTGTGGAACGGCAACCTGTCCACTTTGGAAGGAATCGCGGCCGAGGTCGTCGCACCCGATTTCGTCGGAAGCTGGCCGGGAAGACCCGGCCTCGTCCACGGCCCCGACGAACTCGCGGCGGTCATCCGCGAGGGCAGGGAGATGTTCGACGAGCTGACCTTCGAGGCCGTTGTCGGGCCCATCGGCGATGGCGACCTCATCGCGGCCAGGTGGCGAGGAAAGGGCAGCTATCAGGGTTCGCCGGTCGAGTTCCACGGCCATGACCTGCTCCGGCACGAATCCGGCCGGTTCACCGAATACTGGGTGATCGCCGAAGACCCTTCGTGA